A window of Sphingobacterium sp. lm-10 contains these coding sequences:
- a CDS encoding HmuY family protein: MKITPFKTTLLCGLLIATTSCSREDTLPPEIPPSEGTQLTLQGGEGGANAVNAVYVDLSTDTQVPVARNAWNLGFHAGNEFRVIVNNQMSAGALATTFTDLQAVSSANVDINQFVTDQSAPNPAHFELFDDTIGRITYTAIAEISTNPTENQVYVINPQVGTSVNADNLWKVRVQRSGNAGYTMQYAPLNSNDIQTATINKDAAYNFQFFSFTQGPVQIEPVRAQWDFVWSASSYYTNFRGVMVPYSFSDIIFINHLAGAQAAEVIVGQNNFNIAYTDFNESHLNQVQLINHRNVIGSTWRATTGNPIGAFNNRYYILRDSANNIYKIRFNGMGSGNDGADRGYPQLEYQLVRRG; this comes from the coding sequence ATGAAAATTACCCCATTTAAAACCACGCTACTATGCGGCCTGCTTATTGCCACGACCTCTTGTTCCAGAGAAGATACGCTACCTCCTGAAATCCCACCTTCTGAAGGCACGCAATTGACGCTGCAAGGTGGTGAGGGTGGAGCTAACGCCGTGAATGCGGTCTATGTAGACCTCAGTACAGACACCCAAGTTCCGGTTGCGCGTAATGCTTGGAACCTGGGTTTCCATGCCGGAAATGAATTTCGGGTGATCGTCAATAACCAAATGAGCGCGGGCGCCTTAGCGACTACCTTTACCGATCTGCAAGCCGTCAGCTCGGCCAATGTGGACATCAACCAATTTGTCACCGATCAGAGCGCGCCCAATCCTGCCCATTTCGAACTATTCGATGACACGATCGGCCGAATCACCTACACAGCCATAGCAGAAATAAGCACCAATCCTACGGAAAACCAAGTATATGTAATCAATCCGCAGGTCGGCACCTCAGTAAATGCAGATAATCTTTGGAAGGTCCGGGTGCAGCGAAGTGGTAATGCTGGATACACCATGCAGTATGCGCCGCTTAATAGCAATGATATCCAGACGGCGACCATCAACAAGGACGCGGCATACAATTTCCAATTCTTCTCCTTTACGCAAGGTCCTGTGCAAATTGAACCCGTACGAGCGCAATGGGATTTTGTGTGGAGCGCATCATCCTATTACACCAATTTTAGAGGAGTTATGGTTCCATACAGCTTTAGCGACATCATTTTCATCAATCATCTGGCAGGCGCTCAAGCTGCAGAGGTAATCGTTGGTCAGAATAACTTCAATATTGCTTATACAGACTTTAATGAATCACACCTTAATCAGGTGCAGTTAATTAACCATCGTAATGTTATTGGTTCGACTTGGAGGGCCACGACTGGCAATCCTATTGGCGCATTCAATAATCGTTATTACATACTCCGCGATAGTGCCAATAATATTTACAAGATTAGGTTTAATGGAATGGGTTCTGGTAACGACGGTGCTGACCGTGGATACCCACAATTAGAATATCAATTAGTTAGAAGAGGATAA
- a CDS encoding TonB-dependent receptor produces MRNIFYLISILITGTCTCSFAQDSTRNQIEQVVVTAQLEATSLKNSVYKIRTITQDQIMRRGTTDMSTLLNTELGIRINNDMMLGESDIELMGMSGQNVKILIDGVPLLDRGAERQSLMQIDVNMIEKIEIIEGPVSVTYGTDALAGVINIITKNNLGGHRWRISARVLEETVGSEYAPLSGEGRHNAHLGISHHVNRWDFDVNASRNTFGGWQGSATLPQLQWQPKDQWLASGKIGYQGSKHQTWYRFDYVNEDIFTPGRFNPNNTQVNQNFISNRYNNMLQSNWKFSEKLTANGSFSLQNYDRRTVTQRTNFQTSETETLIDNGQADIARFNTLFFRGTTQYQFSEKVHAQFGLEWNSQSGSGDRLTENASVSEYATFLTAEIRPMGWLNIRPGVRFIGNNVFQAIPIIPSLNVKLSLDQYFDIRAAYAKGFRSPALRELYFSFFDTNHSIIGSPNLRPENSNSFNTYLSYHRVFDEVTNINTSLGGFHNTFNDMIAIGFEASNPTVNTYVNIERFKTTGLIWEGSVTYRSFQAGLGFSYIGRYNISREVDPSLPELLWSPEINSNLSYYYAPWGLNASLFFKFYGRRPRFEFRSDDGGIDEVHQVFVDGFNMSDLTLNKKINRLFSLSGGVRNLFNVKDLRNTGTMGEGPHGGASPTVPMAYGRSYFLGLQFNMTQ; encoded by the coding sequence ATGCGTAACATATTTTACTTAATATCAATTCTTATAACTGGCACCTGCACGTGTTCTTTTGCACAAGACAGTACTCGGAATCAAATTGAGCAGGTAGTGGTCACCGCTCAATTGGAAGCCACCTCACTGAAAAATTCGGTTTATAAAATACGCACCATTACACAAGATCAAATCATGCGTAGAGGTACAACTGATATGTCGACCCTGTTAAACACCGAATTGGGCATACGCATCAATAACGATATGATGCTGGGTGAATCTGACATTGAACTCATGGGCATGAGTGGGCAAAACGTGAAGATCCTTATTGACGGTGTACCCCTTTTAGATCGCGGCGCCGAGCGACAAAGCCTAATGCAGATAGACGTAAACATGATCGAAAAAATAGAGATCATTGAGGGGCCAGTGTCGGTGACCTACGGTACCGATGCCTTAGCTGGCGTAATCAATATCATCACAAAAAACAATCTGGGCGGACATCGCTGGCGGATTAGTGCACGTGTATTGGAAGAAACTGTTGGTTCGGAATATGCCCCCCTTAGTGGCGAAGGCAGACATAATGCGCATCTAGGCATCTCCCACCATGTCAATAGGTGGGACTTTGATGTGAACGCTAGCCGCAATACTTTTGGCGGATGGCAGGGATCGGCCACTTTACCACAATTGCAGTGGCAGCCTAAAGATCAATGGCTGGCATCGGGCAAAATTGGATATCAGGGATCCAAACATCAAACCTGGTATCGTTTTGACTATGTTAATGAAGACATATTTACACCCGGTCGTTTCAATCCGAACAATACGCAGGTAAATCAGAATTTCATTTCCAATCGCTACAATAATATGCTACAAAGTAATTGGAAATTCTCGGAGAAGCTTACTGCCAATGGGTCTTTTTCCTTACAAAATTACGACCGACGCACGGTGACCCAACGCACCAATTTTCAAACAAGCGAGACGGAGACCTTAATAGATAATGGTCAGGCGGACATCGCCAGATTTAACACCTTATTTTTTAGAGGAACTACGCAATACCAGTTTTCCGAAAAAGTGCATGCGCAGTTTGGTTTGGAGTGGAACAGCCAGTCGGGCAGCGGAGATCGGCTTACCGAGAATGCTTCTGTGTCCGAATATGCGACCTTTCTAACCGCGGAGATTCGACCAATGGGTTGGCTAAATATACGACCAGGGGTAAGATTTATTGGCAACAATGTCTTTCAAGCTATACCGATTATTCCCTCGCTGAACGTCAAACTCAGTTTGGATCAGTATTTCGACATCCGCGCCGCCTATGCCAAAGGGTTTCGTTCTCCTGCCCTCAGAGAATTATATTTCAGTTTCTTTGACACCAACCATTCGATTATAGGCAGTCCAAACTTAAGACCGGAAAACTCCAACTCGTTCAACACCTATCTTTCCTATCACCGTGTTTTTGACGAAGTGACCAACATCAATACTTCTCTTGGAGGTTTTCACAATACCTTTAACGACATGATTGCCATTGGGTTTGAGGCTTCAAACCCTACGGTAAACACTTATGTAAATATCGAGCGTTTCAAAACAACTGGATTGATTTGGGAAGGAAGTGTGACCTATCGTTCGTTTCAGGCAGGGCTGGGCTTCTCCTACATCGGGCGATATAATATATCACGAGAAGTTGATCCATCTTTGCCGGAACTTTTATGGAGCCCGGAAATAAACAGCAACCTTTCCTATTATTATGCACCATGGGGTCTAAATGCTAGCCTATTCTTTAAATTTTATGGAAGACGACCTCGTTTTGAGTTTCGCTCAGATGACGGTGGTATAGATGAAGTGCATCAGGTTTTTGTAGACGGCTTCAACATGAGTGACCTTACGTTGAACAAAAAAATAAATCGCCTATTTAGCCTGAGTGGTGGCGTCCGAAATCTCTTTAATGTGAAAGATTTACGCAACACCGGTACTATGGGTGAGGGTCCACACGGTGGTGCCAGCCCAACAGTACCTATGGCCTATGGCCGATCCTATTTCTTAGGGCTACAATTTAATATGACACAATAA
- a CDS encoding dihydroorotase: MSTILIKNAQVVNEGEIKALDIFIKDGRIEQIAPTIDKTAAQEINADGMHLLPGLIDDQVHFREPGLTYKADIATESRAAVAGGTTSFMEMPNTVPNTLTQKLLQDKYDIGQDSSLANYSFFMGAGNDNIDEVLKTNPRDVCGIKVFMGSSTGNMLVDNETALANIFQNAPTLVATHCEDEATIRHNLALYKEKYGDEITIDMHSAIRSEEACYLSSSKAVELAKKYGTRLHILHISTGKETHLFSNDIPLEKKRITAEACVHHLWFSDADYASKGNFIKWNPAVKTAGDREEIWRAVLDGRIDVIATDHAPHTFEEKSQPYLQAPSGGPLVQHALQALLDQVKQGRLTLEQLVQKTAHNTARCFQIEQRGFIREGYWADLVLVNLNKPYTVSKENILSKCKWSPFEGHTFSASIEYSIVSGNIAYANGQIQEVGSGHRMLFDR, translated from the coding sequence ATGTCTACTATATTAATAAAGAATGCACAAGTCGTCAACGAAGGCGAAATCAAAGCACTAGATATATTTATAAAGGATGGTCGCATTGAGCAGATCGCACCGACTATCGATAAAACCGCCGCACAGGAAATTAATGCAGATGGCATGCACTTGTTGCCGGGATTGATCGATGATCAAGTTCATTTTCGTGAACCTGGTCTTACCTATAAAGCAGATATTGCGACAGAAAGTCGTGCTGCTGTGGCAGGTGGTACCACTTCTTTTATGGAAATGCCCAATACGGTACCCAATACCTTAACGCAAAAATTGCTGCAAGATAAATATGACATTGGTCAGGATAGTTCACTAGCCAATTACTCTTTTTTTATGGGAGCAGGCAATGACAATATCGATGAAGTATTGAAGACCAATCCTCGGGACGTGTGCGGAATTAAAGTATTTATGGGTTCCTCTACAGGAAATATGCTGGTGGATAATGAAACGGCTTTAGCCAATATTTTTCAAAATGCGCCAACACTCGTCGCAACCCATTGTGAAGATGAAGCTACTATCCGGCATAATCTAGCCCTCTACAAAGAAAAGTATGGCGATGAAATCACCATTGATATGCACTCGGCGATTCGTTCGGAAGAGGCCTGTTACTTATCTTCCTCCAAAGCCGTAGAGCTAGCAAAAAAGTATGGTACGCGATTACATATACTACACATCTCTACCGGTAAGGAAACGCATCTTTTTAGCAACGACATTCCGTTGGAAAAGAAGAGAATCACAGCGGAAGCCTGTGTGCATCATTTGTGGTTTTCTGATGCAGATTATGCTTCTAAAGGTAACTTTATAAAGTGGAATCCAGCGGTAAAAACGGCGGGTGACCGGGAAGAAATCTGGCGCGCGGTGTTAGACGGACGAATTGATGTTATCGCCACAGATCATGCGCCGCACACTTTTGAAGAGAAGTCCCAGCCTTACTTACAAGCGCCATCTGGAGGCCCTTTAGTGCAGCACGCCTTGCAGGCATTGCTGGATCAGGTAAAGCAAGGGCGCTTGACGCTGGAACAACTAGTGCAGAAAACAGCACACAATACGGCACGTTGTTTTCAGATAGAACAGCGCGGATTTATCCGCGAAGGCTATTGGGCAGACTTGGTGCTGGTAAACCTAAATAAGCCTTACACGGTGTCAAAAGAGAATATATTGTCGAAATGTAAGTGGTCTCCGTTTGAAGGACATACTTTTAGTGCAAGCATCGAATACAGCATCGTGTCGGGTAATATCGCGTATGCTAATGGGCAGATACAAGAAGTTGGATCTGGGCATCGGATGCTTTTTGATCGTTAA
- a CDS encoding M14 family zinc carboxypeptidase, which yields MGKIILYIAMLGLLTVSCQRMEKTINSSKKDFSSAMRLTTSEWDSLFASHQESAIYHRRFKHQDIDSLVQLHAQRGILQVERIGTSAAGRSISELTYGDGSIKVMLWSQMHGDEPTATMALLDIFNFLEGQQDDGADSLRDLLKSKLQIHFIPMLNPDGAEIYNRRNVQSIDLNRDARAKQTVEGKLLTARADAVKPSFGFNLHDQSIYYHVPETQNPVTISLLAPAYNEAREINETRGNAMKLIAGINKMVQQYQPEAVAKYDDTHSPRGFGDNFQKWGAATVLIESGGLKGDVEKQQIRKINFIIILNALMEIAQGSYEQYEIAQYDDIPFNGSSLLHDVFIRNLEIGSDSVPLRTDIAIRRAENTVDRDFFVRGWVEDLGDLQESFGYDQVDASQLHFVQGRISPKVITSVNNLSKSEAFDLLKQGYMAIRLQPATAGNAASFHNLPIQLFTQPTFYLTSRIDLGGTANFYLADDSGRLLYAVLNGYLIDLNQPLKETFKNKVL from the coding sequence ATGGGTAAAATAATTTTGTACATAGCAATGCTCGGACTACTTACGGTAAGCTGCCAACGCATGGAAAAAACCATCAATTCCTCCAAAAAAGATTTTTCTTCTGCCATGAGGCTAACCACTTCCGAATGGGATTCGCTTTTTGCGAGCCATCAGGAATCTGCGATCTACCACCGTCGATTCAAACACCAGGATATCGACTCGCTAGTACAATTACATGCCCAACGCGGGATATTGCAAGTAGAAAGGATTGGCACATCGGCAGCAGGGCGATCTATTTCCGAGCTTACCTATGGCGATGGCAGTATAAAAGTGATGCTGTGGTCGCAAATGCACGGTGATGAACCTACGGCCACGATGGCTTTATTGGATATATTCAATTTTTTGGAAGGGCAACAGGATGACGGAGCAGATTCCCTGCGGGATCTGTTGAAAAGCAAGTTACAGATTCATTTCATCCCGATGTTGAACCCCGATGGAGCGGAGATCTATAATCGCCGGAATGTACAGAGCATAGATCTCAATCGGGATGCACGTGCAAAGCAAACGGTGGAAGGTAAGCTATTGACAGCTCGTGCAGATGCGGTAAAACCTTCTTTTGGCTTTAATCTGCACGATCAATCTATTTATTACCACGTGCCCGAAACCCAAAATCCGGTCACTATATCCCTACTAGCTCCCGCGTATAATGAAGCACGTGAGATCAATGAAACGCGGGGTAATGCCATGAAGTTGATTGCGGGAATCAACAAGATGGTACAGCAATATCAGCCAGAAGCGGTTGCTAAATATGATGACACGCATTCACCAAGAGGATTTGGCGATAACTTCCAGAAATGGGGTGCTGCAACGGTGCTCATTGAATCGGGTGGTCTGAAAGGCGATGTGGAAAAACAACAGATCCGTAAAATTAATTTTATCATTATTCTCAATGCGTTGATGGAGATCGCGCAAGGCAGTTACGAACAGTATGAAATTGCGCAATATGATGACATTCCCTTTAACGGTTCTTCTTTATTGCATGATGTGTTTATCCGTAACTTGGAGATTGGCTCCGACTCTGTTCCGCTACGTACCGATATTGCTATCCGTCGCGCGGAGAACACGGTCGATCGTGATTTCTTTGTCCGCGGCTGGGTAGAAGATTTGGGCGATCTACAAGAATCATTCGGATATGACCAAGTGGATGCTTCTCAGCTGCATTTTGTACAAGGCAGAATTTCTCCGAAGGTCATTACCTCGGTAAACAACCTTTCGAAATCGGAAGCTTTCGATTTATTGAAGCAGGGCTATATGGCTATTCGTTTACAACCCGCTACAGCCGGCAATGCCGCGTCATTTCACAACCTACCGATACAGCTTTTCACACAGCCGACCTTCTACCTCACCTCGCGGATAGATTTGGGCGGTACAGCCAATTTTTACCTGGCAGACGATTCCGGTCGTTTACTTTATGCGGTATTAAATGGCTATTTGATCGATTTGAATCAGCCGTTGAAAGAAACATTTAAAAATAAGGTGCTCTAA
- a CDS encoding M14 family metallopeptidase, translating to MNRIIFLYLGILSVCSITAQAQVQTDYSNKQQLAQRVKALAARYPQLVKATSLTKTLSGSDIWMLSIGSGALEQKPAVAIVGGVAGDHLLGVELAVGFAEKLLANASQDSIRQLLNQQTFYVFPNMSPDATEQYFAKLQYERTGNARPLDYDRDGRKGEDGYDDLDGDGKITWLRVEDPTGTYLPNPKDPRSMVLADPAKNQRGQYRLLSEGVDNDKDGLFNEDGDEGVAFNKNNTYNYKNFLPGAGEHAVSELENRALYDFLYDAFNVYAVVSFGPENNLSTPQQAGRGVEAAPSSGSRRPGGRMINSWSEADANVNASVSSIYNKLIQLGEAPKQKAGNGNFADWAYYHYGRLSFSTPGWWVPDTEKDPVASYFTWADAQGISGNHTPWKAISHPDFPNKNVEVGGIHPFVLHNPPYKMVDSLVSKHTDFVIKLTGMAPMIDIVDVNTEKLDGGLTRISLKVINKGAFPTLTQVGERSYFLKHVVVELKAGNGQKVLSGKSRQTIGALEGHGYTELNWLIQGSGKLSIEAGNASSGKKSVNVSL from the coding sequence ATGAATCGTATTATCTTCCTTTATCTGGGCATCCTGTCCGTATGCAGTATAACTGCACAAGCGCAGGTGCAAACAGATTACAGCAACAAGCAGCAGCTTGCGCAGCGCGTTAAAGCATTAGCGGCGCGCTATCCCCAATTGGTAAAAGCCACATCCCTGACCAAAACCTTGAGTGGATCCGACATCTGGATGCTCTCCATCGGTAGCGGAGCGCTGGAGCAAAAGCCCGCCGTAGCCATCGTAGGCGGTGTGGCTGGAGATCATCTTTTAGGCGTAGAATTAGCTGTCGGCTTCGCCGAAAAATTGTTGGCGAACGCTTCACAAGATAGTATCCGACAATTGCTCAATCAACAAACCTTCTATGTATTTCCAAACATGAGTCCGGATGCCACGGAGCAGTACTTTGCCAAGTTGCAATATGAGCGTACGGGCAATGCACGGCCGTTGGATTACGACCGCGATGGTCGTAAAGGAGAAGATGGATACGACGATCTGGATGGTGATGGCAAGATCACTTGGTTACGCGTAGAAGATCCGACGGGTACCTACCTGCCCAACCCAAAAGATCCAAGATCCATGGTATTGGCCGATCCGGCAAAAAATCAAAGGGGTCAGTACCGGTTGCTATCCGAAGGGGTGGACAATGACAAGGATGGTCTCTTCAATGAGGATGGTGATGAGGGAGTCGCATTCAATAAAAATAATACCTATAACTATAAGAACTTCTTACCTGGAGCGGGCGAGCATGCGGTATCTGAGCTGGAGAACAGAGCGCTGTACGATTTTCTGTACGATGCATTTAATGTATATGCAGTTGTTTCCTTCGGACCAGAAAACAACCTGTCTACACCGCAGCAGGCTGGACGTGGGGTGGAAGCGGCTCCATCTTCTGGCAGTCGCCGGCCAGGCGGCCGTATGATCAACAGCTGGTCGGAGGCAGACGCAAACGTAAATGCTTCGGTATCGTCTATTTATAATAAGCTTATCCAACTGGGAGAAGCGCCAAAGCAAAAGGCTGGTAACGGAAACTTCGCTGATTGGGCCTATTATCATTATGGGAGATTAAGTTTTTCGACACCAGGATGGTGGGTGCCAGATACGGAAAAAGATCCGGTAGCATCTTACTTTACTTGGGCAGACGCGCAGGGAATAAGTGGTAACCACACACCGTGGAAGGCTATTTCTCATCCAGATTTCCCCAATAAAAATGTAGAAGTAGGCGGTATTCATCCGTTTGTATTGCATAACCCGCCGTACAAGATGGTGGATAGTCTGGTTTCCAAGCATACTGACTTTGTGATTAAGCTGACAGGAATGGCGCCTATGATCGATATTGTCGACGTGAATACAGAAAAATTGGATGGCGGACTCACGCGAATTTCCCTAAAAGTGATCAATAAAGGCGCTTTCCCAACATTAACCCAGGTGGGGGAGCGGAGTTATTTTCTGAAGCATGTGGTGGTAGAGCTGAAAGCTGGGAACGGACAAAAGGTGCTGAGTGGAAAATCTCGGCAAACAATCGGGGCATTGGAAGGACACGGATATACCGAACTGAACTGGTTGATCCAAGGAAGCGGGAAGCTCTCCATTGAAGCAGGAAATGCTTCCAGCGGTAAGAAATCAGTCAATGTATCACTTTAA
- a CDS encoding M14 family metallopeptidase, translating into MNLYKYTIALGLTVLLAAPTFAQKAENILAAAGSPANPKVSISWNRYHDNTALLEIYRKMASAHPDLVNLESIGKSVEGRDLWLLTISDKKNGEPSAKPATYIDGGIHANEVQTVEFALYIAWYVTEMHAAGNPFFQQLLADKTFYIAPSINPDSRDFFIHGPNTQHSSRTGRKPLDNDRDGLVDEDDFDDLNGDGHITQMRRKSDYGRFIIDPADPRRLIPAPEGQRGVYELLGYEGLDNDGDGLVNEDGVGGYDPNRDWGWNWQPNYVQSGAYKYPFSLPENRAVADFVMAHPNIAAGQSFHNYGGMILRGPGAQDDEGNFRPADIAVYDALGKKAELLIPGYRYIVTYKDLYSVYGGEFDWMHSARGIFAMSNELWMANYYFQKTGQQPGNEYTNAQNEQYVFDQFLLFGDGFVEWTPYEHPQYGAIEIGGFKKNYGRMHPGFLMESDAHRNASFVIYHAYHTPKLEVAEITIKDLGSGLSEVTAVIRNQRIIPTHSALDVANKIEVPDVATLSGGTVVAGMIVNDRDFGVTTEQKQDAANIQISTIPGNGIVTVRWIVKGNGKYTVTVNSKKGGKAAKTT; encoded by the coding sequence ATGAATTTATATAAATACACCATCGCTTTAGGGCTGACAGTACTTCTGGCCGCTCCGACATTCGCACAGAAAGCGGAAAATATTTTGGCAGCTGCTGGCTCGCCAGCTAATCCCAAGGTGTCTATTAGCTGGAACAGGTATCACGACAACACTGCGTTGTTGGAAATCTATCGGAAGATGGCCTCCGCACATCCCGATCTAGTGAATCTGGAATCCATTGGCAAATCCGTTGAAGGACGCGATTTGTGGTTATTGACTATTTCTGACAAGAAAAATGGCGAACCGTCGGCTAAACCGGCAACCTATATCGATGGCGGAATACATGCCAACGAAGTGCAGACGGTAGAGTTTGCCCTATACATCGCGTGGTACGTCACCGAGATGCATGCTGCTGGAAATCCATTTTTCCAACAATTGTTGGCCGATAAGACCTTTTATATCGCGCCTAGCATCAATCCAGATTCCCGGGATTTCTTTATTCACGGACCCAATACGCAGCACTCGTCCCGTACGGGTCGCAAGCCTCTGGACAATGATAGAGATGGCTTAGTGGATGAAGATGACTTTGATGATTTGAACGGTGACGGTCATATCACACAGATGCGTAGAAAAAGTGATTATGGCCGGTTTATTATCGATCCAGCAGATCCTCGTCGACTGATCCCCGCACCAGAAGGGCAGCGCGGTGTGTATGAGTTGTTGGGTTATGAAGGTCTAGATAATGATGGTGATGGCTTGGTGAATGAAGATGGTGTCGGTGGATATGATCCCAATCGCGACTGGGGATGGAACTGGCAGCCTAACTATGTGCAAAGTGGCGCTTATAAATATCCGTTTTCCCTGCCGGAAAACCGGGCCGTGGCCGACTTCGTGATGGCGCATCCCAACATCGCAGCCGGACAAAGTTTTCATAACTACGGAGGGATGATTTTACGCGGCCCCGGTGCGCAAGATGATGAAGGAAATTTTAGACCGGCAGATATTGCGGTGTACGATGCGTTGGGCAAGAAGGCCGAGCTATTGATACCTGGCTATCGCTACATCGTTACGTACAAAGATTTATACTCTGTCTATGGAGGGGAATTCGACTGGATGCACAGTGCGCGAGGCATTTTTGCGATGAGCAACGAGCTCTGGATGGCGAATTATTATTTTCAGAAAACAGGACAGCAGCCGGGCAATGAGTACACCAATGCCCAAAATGAGCAATATGTATTTGATCAATTCTTACTCTTTGGCGATGGCTTTGTAGAATGGACTCCTTATGAACATCCGCAATATGGCGCCATCGAGATTGGTGGTTTTAAAAAGAACTACGGCCGTATGCATCCCGGATTCTTAATGGAAAGTGATGCCCATCGTAATGCTTCTTTTGTAATCTATCACGCGTATCATACGCCAAAGCTAGAAGTGGCAGAGATTACTATTAAAGATTTGGGGTCTGGCTTATCCGAAGTAACGGCAGTCATCAGAAATCAGCGCATCATTCCGACGCATTCAGCATTGGATGTAGCCAATAAAATTGAAGTGCCAGATGTGGCTACTTTGTCTGGAGGAACCGTTGTCGCAGGCATGATTGTAAACGATCGGGATTTTGGAGTTACTACGGAGCAAAAACAAGATGCGGCGAATATTCAAATTTCCACTATTCCGGGAAATGGCATCGTGACCGTACGCTGGATTGTGAAAGGTAATGGAAAATATACCGTGACCGTCAACAGTAAAAAAGGTGGTAAAGCAGCTAAGACAACTTAG
- a CDS encoding AI-2E family transporter — protein MKQQTKLERAVLILALFGLSIALLYFGKPFLVPFALGGLLAMLLTKLCEHLERFKMPRGVAALIALLGFVLIVAGVLTLLGWQLAGFSENMDELQHRAAEVVAQFRAWLQDSVGIDQQQQQKMVEQPASSAGATGSVLMDFASGTMSIAVDTILVLVYTFLFITFRRQLKNFVLLLVPVDKRNETTKVLHESASVAQHYLGGLSKMIVALWIMYGLGFSVLGVENAIFFAVFCGLMEIIPFVGNLIGTSFTVLAVAVQGGDSRMILGVIGVYLFVQFIQTYLLEPLVVGNEVRINPLFTIVGLVLGELIWGVGGMVLAIPLLGILLIVFDHVPSLKPYAYLIGSYKEKKKK, from the coding sequence ATGAAACAACAAACGAAGCTAGAGCGAGCGGTTCTGATCCTTGCCTTATTTGGACTGAGCATCGCGCTCTTATATTTCGGAAAACCCTTTTTAGTTCCATTTGCATTAGGCGGTCTATTAGCGATGTTACTGACCAAACTTTGTGAACATCTAGAACGCTTCAAGATGCCTCGCGGCGTGGCAGCACTGATCGCCTTATTAGGTTTTGTGCTGATTGTGGCAGGCGTATTAACGTTGCTGGGCTGGCAACTGGCAGGCTTTTCCGAAAATATGGATGAGCTACAGCATAGAGCTGCTGAGGTTGTCGCACAATTCCGAGCTTGGTTACAAGATAGTGTTGGGATAGATCAGCAGCAGCAACAAAAGATGGTAGAACAGCCTGCTAGCTCTGCCGGAGCTACCGGAAGCGTACTGATGGATTTTGCCTCCGGTACGATGAGCATAGCGGTAGATACTATTTTAGTATTAGTGTACACCTTTCTATTCATCACCTTCAGAAGACAACTCAAAAACTTTGTTTTATTATTGGTTCCGGTGGATAAGCGGAACGAAACAACAAAGGTATTACATGAATCGGCCAGTGTAGCGCAACACTACTTGGGTGGTTTATCCAAAATGATCGTAGCACTGTGGATTATGTATGGTTTGGGTTTCTCGGTATTGGGAGTTGAAAATGCCATTTTCTTTGCGGTTTTTTGTGGATTGATGGAAATCATCCCGTTTGTTGGCAATCTGATTGGCACATCGTTTACGGTACTCGCTGTCGCTGTACAGGGTGGAGATAGTCGAATGATTCTTGGGGTAATTGGGGTGTATTTATTTGTACAATTTATTCAGACCTATTTATTGGAACCCCTTGTCGTAGGCAATGAAGTACGCATTAATCCGCTATTTACGATCGTCGGCCTCGTGCTAGGTGAATTGATCTGGGGTGTGGGCGGCATGGTACTAGCTATCCCACTTTTAGGTATTTTGTTAATTGTATTCGATCACGTTCCTTCGCTAAAACCTTACGCTTACCTGATCGGGTCTTATAAGGAGAAGAAAAAGAAATAA
- a CDS encoding HopJ type III effector protein: MQHTFLQDLKDGKLIFADVIAYIESAYIHTPTAFWNGEIHNEATQNQGSAKVLQFALLQSLSEEDTLQLFAEHYRAVLEDPDGNDHQNIRAFMLHGWEGVRFEGTALTAK; this comes from the coding sequence ATGCAACATACTTTTTTACAAGACCTGAAAGACGGGAAATTAATCTTTGCAGACGTCATTGCCTACATAGAATCGGCTTATATACATACGCCAACGGCATTTTGGAACGGCGAAATACACAATGAAGCTACGCAAAACCAAGGAAGTGCCAAGGTATTACAGTTTGCCTTATTACAATCACTAAGCGAGGAAGATACTTTACAATTATTTGCAGAGCATTACCGTGCTGTGTTAGAAGATCCTGATGGCAATGATCATCAAAATATCCGAGCATTTATGTTGCACGGTTGGGAAGGCGTACGCTTTGAGGGCACAGCTTTGACTGCCAAATAA